Sequence from the Paenibacillus riograndensis SBR5 genome:
CTTTTGCCCATTTTGGCCTGCCGACGGGTGCTGAGGATTATGCTGCGAGCTATAAAGAAATCAACGCGGCGCTATGGAAGGATCTGGAACAGGGGCGGACCACCTCTGCCGTGCTGCGGGTCGAGCGGTTCAACCGGCTGTTTGCCGCGCACAAGCTGGACCTGAGCCCTGAGGCATTCAGTGAAGCATATCTGAAGTTTCTGGGGGAAGGGACGTTCCTTATTCAGGGAGCGGTAGAGCTGTGCCGGGAGCTGGCCGGGTGCAGGCTTGCGATTATTACCAATGGAATCAAGGATGTGCAGCTGTCCAGAATCCAGGGCTCTCCGCTGAGCAGCACCTTTGAGCAGATCATTATTTCCGAAGAGGCCGGGTGTCAGAAGCCGGAGCGGGGGATTTTTGATTATGCTTTTGCCAAGCTGGGAATCTCTGACCGGAGCAAAGTGCTGATCGTCGGTGATTCGCTGACCTCTGATATCCAGGGGGGAATCAATTACGGAATTGATACGTGCTGGTTCAACCCGCTGGGCAAGGAAGGCGCTCCGGGCATTCATCCGACCTATGAGATAAGGGAGCTGTCCGAGCTTCTGGAAATTACCCGCTGATGCACTGACTTAACACCCCCGGCGGGTTGAAAACTTTCTCTCGTGTTAAATATATTAAGATGACTTCTCATTCTCCATCATCAAATATAGACAGGGAGAGGATTCTATTGAAGAAAAAATGGCTGATTGCCGCCGTTGCCGCGGGCATGACGATAACCGGCTCGGCAGGTGTATATGCGGGAGCGAAGCTGGAGCAGATCAAAGCCTATCTGAACCACAGCATCGGTGTGGTCGTGGATGGCACCCCTTATTGGCTGAAGGATGGCAACGGTAAAACATTAACGCCTATCACCTACGAAGGCATCACCTATCTGCCGGTCCGTTCGGTCGCCGGTGCCCTGAAGGTGCCGATTACTTACGATGCCGCGAACTATAAAGTGAGAATTGGCAAAGGTTCGGAAACCGGCGGAACCCCGGGAACGGGTGCCGGGACTGCTGCCCCTCCGGTGGAGAGCACCGAACGGCCGGTTAATCTGCCGAAGGATTTTCCGATTCCGGCGGATGCCATCATTGCAACTACACTGGATACGGATGCAGATGGAGTGAAGAAGGCGGCCTTTACCTACTCCACACAGGAAGCTCTGGAAACCATGGGGTTTGTGTACAGTGAATATGTGCGGATTAAGAGGCTGGACAATGCTTCTCAGACAGTGAGTGCCAGCACGGTCAAAATCTCCGGCCGGCTGGGCGGGACAAGCCCGCTGTCCATCACCGGCAAGGCCTCAACCGCCCGTCCGGGCTTCAATATCTTCACCATAACGTTCTCGGAGAGCTGATTCATCTATTTTTGGCAAAAAAACAGCTGCGCCTTCTGAAGGCTGCAGCTGTCTTAAATTTTCACTGTTTTTACTGAGCGCAGTAACAGAAACTGCCTCTTGCTGAGGACAGCGAAGCCGATTTCGCTTGCACCAGGGTCATTGCTAGCCCCCGGCAAAGGATAGAGACAGAAGCTGTTATCCCTGCTGCCGGGTATCCAACGGCTTCAGGTGCGCCTCGATCTGCGGACGTTTATCCTCGAGGAAGGGCGGCAGGGCCAGGGATTCGCCCAGATGCTCAATATCCTCATCGGTGGCGAAGCCCGGACCGTCCGTAGCCAGCTCGAACAGGATTCCGCTTGGCTCGCGGAAGTATAGAGACCGGAAATAGAAACGGTCCACAAATCCCGAGTTCGGCAGTGAATAGCTGCTGATTCGCCCGATCCACTGCTTCAGCTCTTCTTCGTTGTCTACGCGGAAGGCGACATGATGCACACCGCCGCGTCCAAGCCGTTCCTGCGGCAGATCTGTGCGTTCTTCCAGATGGAGCTCCGCGCCGGAGCCGCCTTCGCCGGTTTCGAACACGATGACATCCGGCTGGCCTGCTACAAGGGAAGGATAGGTGCTTTTGCGGCGGAAGCCAAGCAGCTCCACAAGCACCTTGGCAGAAGACTCGGCAGCCGGAACGGTCAAATGGACCGGACCCAGTCCGAGGATGCCGTATGCCGCCGGAACCGGGCTTTTGTCCCAGGGCTTGCCGCCTGCGACACCCTGGTTGTGCTCATCCGATACAAGAATCAGGCGCTGTCCCTCATGATCCCGGAAAGCCAGCGTCTTGCGGCCGCCGCGGTCCTGAATCTCATCATGCTCCACCTGGAATTCCGCCAGCCGCTGTGTCCAGTACTCCAGCGCCTTGTCGTCAGGCACACGGAGCGACAGCGCGGAAATGCTGTTATTGCCGTCACGGTTGCGGCCTGCGTTCGGAATCTCGAAGAAGGTGACCTCAGTCCCGGGATTGCCTGCCTCGTCCCCATAGAACAGATGGTAGACGGAGACATCGTCCTGGTTCACTGTTTTTTTGATCAGCCGCAGTCCGAGCACCTCGGTGTAGAACTTGAAGTTCTCCGGGGCTCTGGCTGTAAGAGCCGATACATGGTGTAGTCCTTTTAATGTTAAACTCATAATAGTTCCTCCTTGAAGTTTGCTGTACACTGCTTCAGTAAGACTGCATAAGACCGTAAATTATATTTAACATGATATCAAGTAAATAAATAATATTAAGTTACTTACATTTTAATAGTAATATATAAAATTGGCAAGCATGAATTTCATTATCCGCAAAGGAGATTGATATGATACATACACAAGCAAGCTTAATGGAGCAGCTTAAGGGGATGGGGATTGATCCTCAGGGAACACTGCTGGTCCATTCTTCGCTGAAAAGCATCGGCGAAGTCCAGGGAGGTGCAGACACGGTGCTGGATGCTCTGTCTGAATATATGAGACCAGGGCTGCTGGTCCTGCCGACACATACCTGGTCTTATATCGATGCGGATAATCCGCAGTTCTCCGTCCGGCAGTCTCCCTCCTGTGTCGGAATACTGCCGGAGCTGTTCCGTAAGCGGCCGGGGGTTATCCGCTCGTGGCATCCCACCCATTCCGTAGCTGCGCTGGGCAGGGATGCAGCGGAGTTCACCTCCGGCGACGAGCGGTGGGACACGCCCTGTGCCCGGGGATCCGTCTACGGCAAGCTGCTGGACCGTAAGGCCGACATACTTCTGCTCGGTGTAGATTTGCGGCGGAATACCTTCATCCACGGGATTGAAGAGTGGCTGGATATTCCCGGCAGAATGACCGATAGCCATGAGCAGCTGTATACGGAAACTCCCGGCGGAGAAATAATTTCAGTGCCGTCGCGCAGGCACTGCGGGCTCTCCTGGTCCCAGCATTTCTGGAAGGTGGAGCAGGTGCTGGAGACGGGCGGAGCGCTGCGCAGAGCCAGCTTTGGAGATGCGCCTGTGATGATCTGCGGGGCCGTGCAGACGACAGATATCCTGAGCCGGATGCTGCTGGCCGATCCGGAGCTGTTCTCGGACAACGAGCCGCTGGACGGCGGAGCGGTGCCTGAGCTGCTGCCCAGGACGAAGCGGGGAATACCGGAGAAGGGTTAATAAGGTGGAGTCACGACCAAACCCAAAATCGAAAAATCTCCGGATATACGGGTTAATGAATTCCGGACGCTTGTCCGCAATCTGGCGGGCTCCTATCAATGTATGGTATATTATTCTCACAAAAAACAAAGTAAGGAGATTGGAAATGGAAAAAACTTTGATCTTTGGACACAAAAATCCGGATACGGATACAATCTGCTCGGCCATCGCCTATGCAGCGCTTAAGAAGGAGTTGGGCTGGGATGCTGAGCCGGTTCGTCTCGGGGAAATCAGCGGAGAAACCCAATATGCGCTTGACCACTTCGGCGTAAAGGCTCCGCGCCTGGTAGAGAACGTTGCAAGCGAAGCCAAACAAGTCATTCTGGTTGACCATAATGAACGCCAGCAGAGTGCCAATGATATCGATCAGGTCCGCGTCGTGGAGGTTATCGACCACCACCGGATTGCTAATTTTGAAACGGCTCATCCGCTCTACTACCGTGCAGAACCGGTAGGCTGCACAGCGACAATCCTGAATAAGCTGTACAAAGAGAACGGAGTGGCGATTCCGAAGGACATTGCCGGTCTGATGCTGTCCGCAATTATTTCTGACTCCCTGCTGTTCAAATCGCCGACCTGCACCGAGCAGGATGTGGCGGCTGCGCGCGAACTGGCTGGAATTGCCGGTGTGGATGCAGACAGCTACGGGCTTGCCATGCTGAAGGCCGGTGCTGATCTTAGCGACAAAACGATCGCCCAGCTGATTTCCCTGGATGCCAAGGAATTCAAAATGGGTGAATACAAAGTGGAGATTGCCCAGGTAAATGCGGTGGATGTAAATGATGTGCTCTCCAAACAAGCCGAACTGGAAACGGCCCTGACAGCCATCATCGATGACAAAGGTCTGGATCTCTTCCTGTTCGTCGTTACGGATATCTTGAACAATGACTCCGTAGGTTTGGCTCTGGGCCGCGTGGCAGGGGCTGTCGAGCAGGCCTACAATGTGAAGCTGGACGACAACAAAGCGCTCCTGAAAGGCGTCGTATCCCGCAAATCGCAAATTGTGCCGGTGCTGACCGAAACCATTGCCAAGCTGTAACAAGCAGCTTCAGCACGTGGCAGTCATTTTGTTTTAATTAAATAAGACAGGTTCCAACCGGCTGTGCGCTGTCTTTCGGGAGGCGCACAGCCGGTTTTTTAGCATCCCCCGTTTTCATCTTACATAAGTGCAACTTATTCCCATTCGGGCGGTATAAATAAGCATGGACGATTCAGAGGGGGAGAACGAATGAGAACAATAAAAAAGCTGATCTTCGCCACAATGTGCCTGATGATCATCTCGGGCGGGAGCCTGCTGTATGCGGCAACGGGCAAATCAGACATTGCGGTCTATCTGAATAATGTGCTGTTGAAGAATACCGGCCTGGTCTCGGAAGGGGTACCTTACGTGTCCGTCGAGCAGCTGCCCGAAGGCCTGCACGCGGTATTATCCTGGGATGAGACTGCCCAAGAGGTGCGGATTTACAAGCCCAATGTGAACATGGTGCTGCTGGACGACCAGGGGAAAATCTTTGGCAAGGTGAGAAGCGCGGCGAGCAATACTTTTTCCGTTCTCGTACAGGTGGATCATCTCAAAACTGATATTTCCGATCTGAAGATTACGATCACTGATCCTCAGAACAAAACAGATGTCGTGGATAATCAGCAAATTAAAGAGAAGAAGGACAGCTTCTGGTTCAAGTCGGCGAATTACAGCTACACGTTTAATGAGAAAGGGAATTATATGATTCAGGTCTACATAAAGGACAGCTCGTCCAAAAGCTGGTTCATCGTTTCCGAAATGCAGATTTCCACGATTTAACCGGCAGCGCTGTGTTGAATCCTTTTGCCAAAAACGGGCGGACGCCCTATACTTAACCTTACATACATGGTGCAAAAGGAGCGGGGAAACATGACCAGAACACGAAACAGCGGAGCGCCTCCATATAAATCGTTTGTACTGGTGCTGCAGGCACTTATCATTATGGCCCGCAAAGAAGGCAATACCTGTTCCAGTTGTGAAATCGCCGGACATTTGTCGTCAGAACCGACAGTTCTGCGAAAAGCGCTGGCCAAGCTGACCAAGGAACAAATCCTGGTGACCCGTGAAGGGCGGGATGGCGGCTATATGCTGAACCGGTCCCCGGAAGAACTGACGCTGGCGGAAATATACCTCGCGATGGAGGTCGACGGGCTGCAGAGCAATGCGGTGATTGAGACTATGTACGGGAACACTTTTGGGGCGCAGATGAAGTCTGCGTGCGGAGGCATTCTCGAAGAAATGAACCAAAGTGCATTGGGTATTCTGCAAAAGTATACACTGGCGGATCTGGTGCGCCGGGCGGGATGTTGACAGGGGGCTTTTTTATGAATTATACTGTGCCTATTAAGACACAGTTAAACTCAGATACCCAATTTGGATAGGGAAGAGGAGGATTAAGTTATGGCTTCAGAATTAAAAGTAGAACAGGAATTCAGCAAGGTGATCCGTGAACGGCGTTCGGTGCGGAAATATGATTCTTCCTGGAAAATTTCCGATGAGGAGATCAAGGAGATTCTTGCAGAGGCTATCCTCGCACCTTCTTCCTCCAATCTTCAGCCCTGGCGGTTCATCGTCATCACAGATCAGGAAATCAAGGCCAAGCTGCTTCCTATCGCGCACAACCAGGCACAGACCACCGAGTCCTCAGCAATGATTGCTGTACTTGGAGATACCGAAGCTTACAGCAATGCGGAGAAAATCTATGGTCATGCCAGCGCTACGGGACTTATGCCCGAGGATGTTGCTGCAGCCATGGCCAAACGCAGCCGCGAAGGCTACTCCAGTCTGCCGAAGGAGAAGCTGGAAGACATTGCCCTGGTTGACGGCGGACTGGTGTCCATGCAGCTGATGCTGGCAGCCAAAGCGAGAGGATATGACACCGTACCTATGGGCGGTTATGATGCTGCCGCGCTGAAGGAGCTGTTCCGGATCTCAGACCGTTACATCCCGGTAATGCTGATCGCGCTTGGCAAAGCTGCGGTCGAAGGACGGCCGACAAACCGCTTGCCGCTGGAGGCCGTTGTGCACTGGAACGGATTCCAGGCGTAAGCCGGACATCCGTGCACTTATACTAACTTTAACCTGCCGGTGTCCCTGTCCTGAAGAGGACGGCGATGCCGGCTGTTCATTGATAACAGGTACCTTCCTGAAGTTATGGAGGGTACCTGTTTCTTGTTGGCCGCAAGCTCAGCCCGGCATCGCTTATTTCTGGTTTTCGGCGCTTTCTGCTACACTAGGAACTAGCTGGATTGATTCATGAATTTTCTCAGGAGGGGATTACATGATACAAGTATACCCGGCGGAATCCGCCCATCACTTTGACCATGGCTGGCTGAAAGGGATGCACAGCTTTTCGTTCGGTGATTATTATGATCCTGCCAATACGGCCTTTGGGCCAATGCGTGTCTGCAATGATGATGTCATCGCTCCTGGAAGAGGTTTTGGTGCCCATCCGCACAGTGATATGGAGATTGTCTCCATCGTGCTGTCCGGCAGACTCCGGCATGAAGACAACCTTGGCAATGTGGCCGAAACGGCTTTTGGCGGCATCCAGCGGATGTCAGCAGGCACGGGAGCCATTCATACGGAGCATAATCCGTCGGAATCGGAACCGGTGCGGCTGCTGCAGCTGTGGTTCATGCCGCGCACCCGCGGCACGGCGCCTTCTTACGGTACAGGCAAATTTGATCCGGCGAAGCTTGAGGGGAGACTGCTGCCTGTAGTAGCGGCGGACGGCTCGGAAGAGGTTGTAGATATTGCTCAGGATATGACCATATACCTGGGCCGGATGAAAGCGGGAGAGCAGCTGAATTACCAGCAGCAGCCTGGACGGCGGATATTTGTCTACTTGATCGAGGGGCAGCTTGAGCTGAATGGGACACCGCTGCGCGACTCAGGTGACTCTGCACGGATCGAACAGGTTAGTGAACTGACCTTAGCTGCGGGTGAAGATGCTTTTGTAATGCTGATTGATTTGCCGTAATATCCGTATATTTGCACAAGGAGGGGAACCTGCATGGCACAGGAGAGAGTTCTGGTTAAACATTCCGTTACTGGGCGCATGCTCGTCAGCAGCACCGAAGGGGTATCCTACAGCTTTGACCAGCAGGGCAGCCTGACTCTGATCACACTATGCGGAGTGTCTGCCGGCACAGGGCAGGCGGTGGAGCGGTTGAAGGCCGAGCTGAATGTTTTCCGTTTCGAAGAGCCGGAGGATGGCCCGGTCATCAAGCATTGGTATTATGTTGGTGACAATCCCGTCAGCTACGACAGCTCTACCGGCTGCTTGAAGATAACAGTGCAATCGGAAATTGAATACCGTCCGGATCAGTACTGGGAATAAAGCTGACTCTATTTTCCGGCGCCCTTCAGCCTGACATTCGAGGTGAAGTCAATGTTGGATGTGAAGACGATTTGGGGATTATTATAGAATGAAAAGGACAAAATACCTTGACAATATTCTCTGGAAGTACTAGCTTTGCTATGAAACGTAACATGTAAAAAAGTACAGACAGGAGAAATGAGACCTATGGAATTGTTTGCAGCAATGGAGCGGGACGATTACGAGGAACTTTTGTTTTGTCAGGACAAGGCTTCAGGGCTAAAGGCCATCATCGCCATTCATGACACAACACTGGGTCCCGCACTGGGTGGAACAAGAATGTGGACCTATGCTTCGGAGGAGGACGCGATTGTAGATGCACTCCGGCTGTCTAAAGGTATGACCTACAAAAATGCTGTAGCCGGGCTCAATCTGGGCGGCGGCAAAACAGTGATTATCGGCGATCCCAAAAAAGATAAAAACGAGGCGATGTTCCGGGCCTTCGGCAGATACATACAAGGCTTGAACGGCCGCTACATTACAGCCGAGGATGTCGGCACCACAGAAGCGGACATGGATATCATTCATCAGGAAACGGATTATGTGACCGGGATCTCGGCGACTTACGGTTCTTCGGGCAATCCGTCTCCGGCCACAGCCTTTGGCGTATACCAAGGGATGAAAGCGGCGGCGAAGGCAGCATTTGGCAGCGATTCACTGGAAGGCAGAAGAGTG
This genomic interval carries:
- a CDS encoding manganese-dependent inorganic pyrophosphatase; amino-acid sequence: MEKTLIFGHKNPDTDTICSAIAYAALKKELGWDAEPVRLGEISGETQYALDHFGVKAPRLVENVASEAKQVILVDHNERQQSANDIDQVRVVEVIDHHRIANFETAHPLYYRAEPVGCTATILNKLYKENGVAIPKDIAGLMLSAIISDSLLFKSPTCTEQDVAAARELAGIAGVDADSYGLAMLKAGADLSDKTIAQLISLDAKEFKMGEYKVEIAQVNAVDVNDVLSKQAELETALTAIIDDKGLDLFLFVVTDILNNDSVGLALGRVAGAVEQAYNVKLDDNKALLKGVVSRKSQIVPVLTETIAKL
- a CDS encoding RrF2 family transcriptional regulator — encoded protein: MTRTRNSGAPPYKSFVLVLQALIIMARKEGNTCSSCEIAGHLSSEPTVLRKALAKLTKEQILVTREGRDGGYMLNRSPEELTLAEIYLAMEVDGLQSNAVIETMYGNTFGAQMKSACGGILEEMNQSALGILQKYTLADLVRRAGC
- a CDS encoding ring-cleaving dioxygenase, yielding MSLTLKGLHHVSALTARAPENFKFYTEVLGLRLIKKTVNQDDVSVYHLFYGDEAGNPGTEVTFFEIPNAGRNRDGNNSISALSLRVPDDKALEYWTQRLAEFQVEHDEIQDRGGRKTLAFRDHEGQRLILVSDEHNQGVAGGKPWDKSPVPAAYGILGLGPVHLTVPAAESSAKVLVELLGFRRKSTYPSLVAGQPDVIVFETGEGGSGAELHLEERTDLPQERLGRGGVHHVAFRVDNEEELKQWIGRISSYSLPNSGFVDRFYFRSLYFREPSGILFELATDGPGFATDEDIEHLGESLALPPFLEDKRPQIEAHLKPLDTRQQG
- a CDS encoding AAC(3) family N-acetyltransferase; translated protein: MIHTQASLMEQLKGMGIDPQGTLLVHSSLKSIGEVQGGADTVLDALSEYMRPGLLVLPTHTWSYIDADNPQFSVRQSPSCVGILPELFRKRPGVIRSWHPTHSVAALGRDAAEFTSGDERWDTPCARGSVYGKLLDRKADILLLGVDLRRNTFIHGIEEWLDIPGRMTDSHEQLYTETPGGEIISVPSRRHCGLSWSQHFWKVEQVLETGGALRRASFGDAPVMICGAVQTTDILSRMLLADPELFSDNEPLDGGAVPELLPRTKRGIPEKG
- a CDS encoding YjjG family noncanonical pyrimidine nucleotidase, with product MKYEVILFDADDTLFDYRMAESRALYNAFAHFGLPTGAEDYAASYKEINAALWKDLEQGRTTSAVLRVERFNRLFAAHKLDLSPEAFSEAYLKFLGEGTFLIQGAVELCRELAGCRLAIITNGIKDVQLSRIQGSPLSSTFEQIIISEEAGCQKPERGIFDYAFAKLGISDRSKVLIVGDSLTSDIQGGINYGIDTCWFNPLGKEGAPGIHPTYEIRELSELLEITR
- a CDS encoding pirin family protein, whose product is MIQVYPAESAHHFDHGWLKGMHSFSFGDYYDPANTAFGPMRVCNDDVIAPGRGFGAHPHSDMEIVSIVLSGRLRHEDNLGNVAETAFGGIQRMSAGTGAIHTEHNPSESEPVRLLQLWFMPRTRGTAPSYGTGKFDPAKLEGRLLPVVAADGSEEVVDIAQDMTIYLGRMKAGEQLNYQQQPGRRIFVYLIEGQLELNGTPLRDSGDSARIEQVSELTLAAGEDAFVMLIDLP
- a CDS encoding nitroreductase family protein yields the protein MASELKVEQEFSKVIRERRSVRKYDSSWKISDEEIKEILAEAILAPSSSNLQPWRFIVITDQEIKAKLLPIAHNQAQTTESSAMIAVLGDTEAYSNAEKIYGHASATGLMPEDVAAAMAKRSREGYSSLPKEKLEDIALVDGGLVSMQLMLAAKARGYDTVPMGGYDAAALKELFRISDRYIPVMLIALGKAAVEGRPTNRLPLEAVVHWNGFQA